TCACGCCGCCACGTAGCGGAGAACAAACAAAACCCTAGAGCCACACCAAGGTATAGATGCGCCCTcccaccgcgccgcccccgccgcctccacacGCTCGCCcaccaaaccctagccgccgccgccgtcgaccagGTAAGGAAggagagccgccgccgccgaccaggTAAGGAAggagagccgccgccgccatgaagCGCAACCCGGGCGTCACGAGCTCCCGGCGGAAGTGCCGCAAGGCGCACTTCACGGCGCCGTCGTCTGTCCGCCGCGTGCTCATGTCCGCGGCGCTGTCGTCGGAGCTCCGCCACAAGTACAACGTGCGGTCCATCCCGATCCGCAAGGACGACGAGGTGCAGGTGGTGCGTGGCACCTACAAGGGCCGCGAGGGCAAGGTGGTGCAGGtctaccgccgccgctgggtAATCCACGTCGAGCGGATCACCAGGGAGAAGGTGAACGGCTCCACCGTCAACGTCGGCATCCACCCCTCCAAGGTCATCGTCACCAAGCTCAAGCTCGACAAGGACCGCAAGGCCATCCTCGAGCGCAAGGCCCggggccgcgccgccgacaaGGCCAAGGGCAAGTTCACCGCCGatgacgtcgccgccgccgccgggggtgCAGCCGCCACCGGCGCCTCGCTCCAGGAGATCGATTAAGCTCGTGGATCTGCTGGTGCTCGCACTGCCCCTCCATATCTAgccttttgttttgctatCAGCTGCTTCTGTTAGGAGTTCATTCTACCTGAAAACTGCTACTTTATCATTGAAAATGTCTCCATGAGAGTTTTGGATCCTGATGTTGATCACTTGATCTATATCTATGATGATGTGGCTCTGTCTGGGATTTTGAGTTATGAAGAAATGATTATAACCTTAATTGctcatgatatatatttttcacccAGATATACCGAATGCTTCGTCTACTTATAATATACTAGCATGTATTCTGGATAATACTTACTGCATCTTTAATACCTGTGCCTAGGTTGATAGCTTGTGGATTGCTGTATGATAACCAGTCTCTCAATTTACTCGAATTCATGCACATAGTCTATTTTCTCAGTTTCATCCTGAAGCATTTCAGGTTGTGACAAACCATGGGAGTTTGGTAAGACAGTGTTGCCGTATTGTATTGTATTGCTTTCCGTTGCCGCACCATGTGGTCGACTGTTGATGCCGCAATGCCATGTTACGAGATCAAGAGTATTGCTTAGTccatttttatagtatattggTTTGGAATGATCTGAATTTTTAGTATGATATGATGCATCCAGCGTATGCTATTCCTATTTCTAGCTTCTAGCTTCTAGTTAGTAGGCTGGTAGCATCTTTATTAGATATGATGTCTTGTTGTCAAGGTTTATCTGTTGATGTGTTAAATTTTCTACTCAATCATTGAGCTGCTTGTGTTGTCTATAGTGGGCGTGCTTGTTTTCTGCCATATAATTGTCTCTGTGATTGTTGGACGATTATTATTGGGCAGTATAGGCCTCGTTTGAAATGTTATAAACTTGAATGTGGTTCTGCCCTTCCAGTAGGATTATGCATGTGTTATGTTCTGTTTGACTTACCCATATAAGACATCAGGGTTTATTAATGGAGTCTACACTGCTAGCATTTTGATCGATGTGGATGCCATTCTGGTTTTAATGCTGCTGGAGTGACTTCCCAGTTACCATCTTTCCATTTGTGTTGTTCTACTTGTACAACATTTTCAACATTTCTGTGTTGATTGTGGGTTCCAACTTAATTTAGCGCTAGATTCAGGAGTTCTGAGACACCGAATAGCCTACCAGATAGTGAACCTGCTTTCATTTAGCAGAGCATGTTACATCATGTGaaggattgttttttttaataactgtGCCTCCGTGATCATTTGTGTGGGAGATCTGAGAaggaattttaatttttacagcTGTGCCTTTTGTGCTCATATTTATGGGTGGAGTGAGAATTTGAGTTGTGATTCCTCAGCAAAGCTGGCCTTGTTTATGAAGCAGGTATATTGTGGTATGGGTTCAAGTGCTGCGCACTCCGTCGAATTGGGTGCTGTTGGGCTTGCTTTTGTGAAGAACCAAGAGATGTTGGGTTGTATTTTCACTGAATGGTAGTCGAGATGTTCCTTCAAGTTAGGAACCGTTTTCTACTCGAACGTATGAATGTTGAACCTATCTGCTAATCAAATAACGTACTACATGGTGGAGGCCTGTTCTTTCAACGTATAACATGGTGGAGGCGTTTTTTTCGGCTAGTTCAGTAACCAGCGTGTAAAACATAGCAACGGATTAGCATATGactgattaattattagctacaaaaaccttaaaattggtttatatgatttttaaattttttcatagaatatttttatccgtTTTAACAGTTTGGGATGAAAGAGTGACTGCATCGCTTAACATTTACTCTATCTTTGTTTTGCAGATGCCACATGGTTCTCCTAGGCCTGCCTCGGCACTGATGGCTGAAATGGCCAGCTCGAGGCAGGCAAAAGaggccagcccagcccagcccccATCCATGTAACGCACTGCAAGGCCCATAATTTACACGTGGCCAGCGTGCCTGCTCGAGTGGCACGGACCGACTCTTGTTCAGCCTTTTCCCTTGGAGTGGCAGTGACAATGTACACCACTGGGCTACTACTttggagcaagttcaatagcataGTCAATGGATAGctacaaattttctatagccaatttatatatagatatatactacataattaatatacagtcctacctattatatatatatatatgtgttttaaaGTCTGTGctatagctggctataaatctattGTTCCCtgctcctctcttatcttctaGCAAAAGACCATGTTGTTGATCGAGCAGCCTCTGCTTCTGCGTCTGTGCATTGGAGGACTGTACGCGTACGCCTCCATCCACGTAGCCACGGTTGTACAGCAAGCTCTGCGTCACGCCACGGGCTCATGCATGTGATGTACCTGCCTACCATGATTTTCGCCTGCCTCCATCGGCATTCGCTCATCCTCATACTGCTTATCACATCgagcattatttattttctttttattttcagcgtcctacttttatttttgtttattattataagtcaaaattaaaatttttaaccttaaagtTGTTACAgtggatttggatttttttagcgtactttattttttaagccttaacttttaaatagcttagaacacacatataaaagttttattccaaattatttttctttacaaatacgtcatttagtttttctaaaaatccaaacaatcacacTCTTTATCTCCATCTCCCTCTCACCACGCGTAtctattctttatttattgaggtacactataatatttttttctcaaccttaatAACGGCTAAACAATCTAGAATTACttagattatattttagaacatacgTAGCAACATATATGAGTCTGTTAGCATTACTAATTGACAGAAAAAAGAATCTAAGGATAGTAAGAATTTTGAACCATTGGATCTCTTTTCCCGCTGTCGTGCCTTCTCCTCCGGCCTTCACGTACTCCCTCGCCGCTACTAGCAGGCCTTGCTGGCGATGGAAGACGGGAACGACAACGGCGAGCCCCCCACCCTCGAAGCCATCTTGCTTTCCTAAGCCCACTCTCCTCCTTTGCATGGTTGCGGTAGTAGCGAGAGTGGCCTGCCCCGCCGACCATCTTCTAATCCTTCTCGCAGcgagttcaatagtatagccagctACTGActctaaatcatctatagttaatataATATGCAATTTATAtgatagttacctacaaaaacatatactacactattaatacctggtcccacctgtcatacacacattgcgtCTTGGAGTTCGTACTGTAACTGGCTACAAATCGATAGTtcgctgctcttctctctcctctcttatgtctttaaaatatatttatagttgacttatagtctgctattgtacctgctcttattcACTTCGTCCCTCGCTTTCAACGCCAGACCACCGTCCTCCACCATCC
This is a stretch of genomic DNA from Oryza brachyantha chromosome 1, ObraRS2, whole genome shotgun sequence. It encodes these proteins:
- the LOC102710059 gene encoding 60S ribosomal protein L26-1-like; protein product: MKRNPGVTSSRRKCRKAHFTAPSSVRRVLMSAALSSELRHKYNVRSIPIRKDDEVQVVRGTYKGREGKVVQVYRRRWVIHVERITREKVNGSTVNVGIHPSKVIVTKLKLDKDRKAILERKARGRAADKAKGKFTADDVAAAAGGAAATGASLQEID